The following proteins are encoded in a genomic region of Nicotiana sylvestris chromosome 4, ASM39365v2, whole genome shotgun sequence:
- the LOC104242181 gene encoding protein PELOTA 1 — protein sequence MKIVRRDLVPDGPGSVKIIPEEADDLWVAYNLIAEGDTVLAVTVRKVLREAASGGRDAERVKLKLEVKVENVEYDKEGSALRIRGKNILENEHVKIGAFHTLEIEQHRPFVLRKVVWDSLAREVLRQASDPSASADLAVVLMQEGLAHILLIGKSVTITRSRIETSIPRKHGPAIAGYDKALNKFFDNVLQAFVKHVDFKVVRCAVIASPGFTKDQFHRHLLLEAERKQLRPIIENKSRIILVHTTSGYKHSLKEVLEAPNVMSMIKDTKAAKEVQALKEFFAMLSNDPDRACYGPKHVEVAHERMAVQTLLITDELFRSSDVATRKKYANLVDSVKDSGGTALIFSSMHVSGEQLAQLTGIAAILRFPLPELEDIEM from the exons ATGAAGATTGTTCGCAGAGACCTTGTTCCTGATGGCCCTGGTAGCGTCAAG ATAATTCCAGAAGAAGCGGATGATTTATGGGTTGCCTATAATCTGATAGCTGAAGGTGATACTGTCTTAGCTGTTACTGTCAG GAAGGTTCTAAGGGAAGCTGCTTCTGGAGGAAGAGATGCTGAACGAGTGAAACTGAAATTGGAAGTTAAAGTTGAG AATGTTGAGTATGACAAAGAAGGTTCTGCCTTGCGTATTCGTGGGAAGAATATCCTGGAGAATGAACATGTAAAG ATAGGGGCCTTTCACACTCTGGAGATTGAGCAACACAGACCTTTTGTGCTAAGAAAG GTGGTATGGGACTCACTGGCGCGGGAGGTTCTTCGTCAAGCTTCTG ATCCATCTGCAAGCGCCGATCTGGCTGTGGTTCTGATGCAAGAAGGATTGGCACACATACTTCTTATTGGTAAAAG CGTGACTATTACTCGTTCTCGTATAGAGACTTCTATACCACGCAAGCATGGGCCAGCTATTGCAGGTTATGATAAG GCGTTAAACAAGTTCTTTGATAATGTTCTACAG GCCTTTGTTAAGCATGTTGATTTCAAGGTAGTTCGCTGTGCTGTAATTGCAAGTCCAGGATTCACCAAG GATCAGTTTCATCGTCACCTGTTGTTGGAAGCCGAGAGGAAACAGCTAAGACCTATAATAGAAAATAAGTCACGCATAATTCTTGTCCATACAACATCAGGATACAA GCATAGTTTGAAAGAGGTTTTGGAGGCCCCAAACGTAATGAGTATGATAAAAGATACAAAAGCTGCCAAAGAG GTCCAAGCCCTAAAGGAATTTTTCGCCATGCTTTCAAAT GATCCCGATCGTGCATGCTACGGACCAAAGCATGTTGAAGTTGCTCATGAACGAATGGCTGTCCAGACACTTCTCATTACTGACGAGCTCTTTAG GAGTTCTGATGTAGCAACGAGGAAAAAGTATGCTAATCTGGTTGATTCAGTCAAGGATTCAGGTGGTACTGCTCTCATTTTCTCGTCAATGCATGTTTCAGGAGAAC AACTGGCACAGCTAACTGGCATTGCTGCTATCCTTCGTTTTCCTTTGCCGGAACTGGAAGATATAGAGATGTGA